In the genome of Haliaeetus albicilla chromosome W, bHalAlb1.1, whole genome shotgun sequence, the window CCTGTGGTGTTTGCCAATCAGAAGTTAGCaagatttcctttccttcatAGCTTACAGTACTGggacttctaaaaataaatgcagccaAACAgggttcactttttttttaaacaactttatGCAATTTGGTAATCATAAGTAACTCATAGCATGTTACTACTCATAATGTTTCGGACATTGAAAACACTTCACGTTTTCATGTCTCATCACAACGATGCAATGCTTTTAGTGGACAAAACCACCAGATTTGTAAAAATCTCTTGATTAGACtttgaaaaactgcatttataCCCTGAAAACactgtgaatgaaaaaaatacctttttaggGAACAGAAGCTTTCTGTGACCCACATGGGGGAGCTGGTGAGACCAGAAATGAAGAGGTCTGTTCTGTAGCCTGGGCAGCTGGACAGGGCTGAGCCCTGGTGCGGGGTCCTCTGCTTGCCGTATGGCAGCACATAGGACAGGGGAGATTAGCCAGCATGAAACTTGCTATTTTCACATTGTGGTGAGATGCTACCTAGTGCAGAAAGATTGCTCAGATGTCTCTGACAGACGGACTCAAAAGTACCCATAGTGAGCTAGTTCTTCCTCTGTTGTGATCTAAGCAagttttttcaacttttttgaAGTCTGCCAGTAGGAGAATGTGGCTCAAATAgtataaagaacaaaataccTTGAATGTCATACTGGAGTCTTGggtctgcattttcttctaatAGATGAGAGGACTTTTCGCTCTCTGTGTGCATGTAGCGTTCTTAAGGCATACAAGAAGGTTCTTTGTGCCAGTGTGTTGTGTTGTAGCACCATACAAattgctatgaagaaaattaactccatcccagctaaAACTAGTACACAGTGTAAGTTAccacagaatggtttggtttggttgggaGGAACCTCtgaaggtcatctggtccaCCCTTGTCTTGAAGAAGATGTAATATGAGGTCAGGTTGCCAAGGGTCGTGTCCAAATGTGCTTCTGAACGTCTCCAAGAATGGAGACTACAGTCTGGCTTGGTCTATGGTCTAGCATTTCACCACCCTGTGaagaattcttttctttatagCCAATTGAAATCTCCCTTGGTGCAACTTGAGACATTTGTCCTTTTGCTGAACACATCCAAAAAGAGTCTGGTTCCATCTTCTCTATAACCACCCATTAAATATTTGAAGGTAGTAGGTAGTTTCCCCCTTCTTAGCTTTCTGTTCTTCCAGCTGAATAAACCCAGCTGTCTGTGATATACTTAAACTGAATGCATCTGGATGCTTCCACTTATCTGACTGGAGTACTCAATCCCATTCGCATTAAGTCTGAGAGACTCGAGGTGGGTTACAAATGGCACTTCTGAGTGTGGTATAACTGAGTTACAAAGCAGTCAGTTTGAAAATACCGCAATTGGGATTTTTAGCATCTTTTGTTCAAACTGGATTAACATCTCTGCCACAGTGCTGGATGGTGACATCTAAGGGGCAAAACATGGACTTCtgaaatttttgtttctcttcaaatTGGCAGGCTCCAGGAGGCCATGAGCTGAACTGTGACTACTGGGAGCTTATTGGTCTGGCCCCAGCAGGAGGGGCTGACAATCTACTCAATGAGGATTCAGAGGTTGATGTGCAACTTAACAACAGGCATATGATGATTCGAGGCGAGAATATGTCCAAAATCTTCAAGGTGCGCTCCATGGTAGTACAGGCCTTCAGGGATCATTTCTTTGCCAATGGATATTATGAAGTAAGTATGTTTTTCCCTTGTCAGCAAGTGACTACTATAATGTCCTAACTTCAAGACTatctttttcctggaaaaactGTGTAGACTTTCTAGTTGACCTGAAAGgggcaaaagaaaagctgtttcttaGGAAACTATTATTTGATCACTTTCATAGACATAGATCTCAGAGGTGTGTAGACACTCCTGAGGCATCTAGGTGTTACAACGTGGTTCACAAACAGCCTGCATACCTGTTTTTGATGTGCTGAAAGATACCAGACTGAAGTACTTGTATGTGTGCAATCAAAAGCTTTGTGGGTGGTGGTCTGGAAAAGCATGCCTTGCATCACTGCTCTTACGTGTTGTCATCTTTGTCCTTAATTCCTCACTCAAGTAATGACAATCTTGTTCTTTAACAGGTCACACCACCAACTTTAGTCCAGACACAGGTGGAAGGAGGCTCAACCCTCTTCAAACTGGATTATTTTGGTGAAGAGGCATACTTAACACAATCATCCCAGCTCTATCTGGAGACGTGTATTCCAGCGTTAGGAGATGTTTTCTGTATTGCTCAGTCATACAGAGCTGAGCAATCCAGGACCCGCAGACACCTGGCAGAGTATGGAGAGAGTATACTTCTTTGCTGTTTATTTATAAGTGAATTTATAAAGCAGGGGAGTAGCAGGCAGTTGGATGACATAATGTACAGTGAGCAGACAGTATAATGCTAATGCAGAAGGACTGAGCAAAAGTGTATTTGAGGGTAATGCCTTGTCTTGGTGAATGTCCAGCTGGTCATAGTACGTTGATATTTAGTGAAGGAAGATTGAGGCAAAACAGAGCTAATACATTTTGAGGAAGCTTTGTCTTTTTAGAAAATGCAGTTCATATTgttgtctcccccccccccccccccttttttttttctggctttatttCCTTTACAGTGCAGAagtgggagaaagggaaaaggggacaaaagtgtgtggttttgggttgtggggttgattttttttcatgagattttttttcatagctaaAGATTTGTTGcttgtgtgtggttttgtaaTGGTGTGACTTTGTGTTTCAGATACACTCACATTGAAGCTGAATGTCCTTTTATAAGTTTTGAGGATTTGTTGGACCGTTTGGAGAGCTTGGTTTGTGATGTAGTAGACAGAGTCTTGAAATCACCTGCATCAAGCTTACTCTATGACCTAAACCCGGTAGGCAGCTATGTGGAACAGTCATGAATAGCCAAGAAAATATGATCTTTAGCCTTTCCTGATCAGCATGTTCATTTGAGGAAGCCAGGGCATGGCAGTGAGCTCTGCTTGCTTACTAATATTAATAAGaagaagaatattaaataaCATTGCAAGAGTGAAAATGCTATAAGGCTGGTAATGACTTTTCCAGAAGCAGGGGACTGTGGGGGAAGAAGTTCCCTGCTAGCAAGTTCCAGGAGCCAGCAATGTGCTGGGATTTATTGCAATGTGTACTGTACCAGTGGAATAAAACCCTCTATCCCAGAGCTCGTAATATTGATCGGCTGGTACTTGCAGATTGAGCACAAGGGAGCAATGAAACAACTGGTGTTTTACTTTCCACACTGGAACATGGAGCTCTAAAGCTATTTTCATTTGTTAGAGACTCTTTGTCTTCTGTTGGCTTTGCAAAGAAGATGGCTTTAAGAGACTGCGAACTTTATCTCCATCACTAGCTTTTCTCTCAGACCACATACAAACTCAGTCATCCCTGTTATTTTGACCTGTTTTCCTGATAAACACTGGGAGGTTCAGTTTTAAATTTGGGCTGAGACAGGGGTCAGGAGGTAGGAAATAGCAGAAGCACAACCCACCTCACAGGGGCGGGTTCTGAAGCTGTTCTGTGCATAGGgaagcaaaaatattcttttgtgGCCTTGCCCATGGAACCTCTGCTAATGGCTCAGTTTAAAACACCTATATGTGAGATTAATTcctacagaaaaggaaacagctttgaaaatacttcctctcttttttctcctgccaACTTTTCAGCATCTGTTCTGTGAGCTTCACTGGGCTTGGAAGATGGTTGTGTTCGGTTATAGCTTTTCAGTACTGAgcttgattttgtttgtttatttattaagtAATAATTTGTTGATGTATGACCTGGAAGGAGTAGTGTGTATGCTTGAAGTCTGGAGGTGGACTGGCTGATCAACTAGAAAAGTGTTCTTTACAAATGGTACCCGTCCAACTGTCTTTATGTCTACCCTTACTTGCAGGGCTTCAAGCCCCCTAAACGTCCTTTCCGACGAATGAACTATACTGAAGCCATTGAGTGGTTAAAGGAACATGATGTGAAGAAGGAAGATGGCACTTATTATGAGTTTGGAGAAGTAAGTCTTTTTGAGGCTCttcaggaattaaaaacaaacaaaatcccactGCCCTGCACTCAGGGTGTTTAAGTCTCTTGAAAAACAGTGTGTTTGGACCATGATGCTATTGGGCTTACCATTGCTGTGTGAatctgttgtgttttgtttcaaattatATTGATGAGAAGTGAAATTCTAGTCGCATTTAAGTTAAAGGGAGTTCTGCTATAAACGTCAGTGAGGCCTTGTTTTTTGTCTGGACTGTGCTGGGAGGTGTAATAATGTAATAATGGGGAATGCAAGTGTGGGTTGGGTTTTCACATAATGTCTTTGAACATTGGAATCAAAATCTGTGTTGTCATCTATCCATCTGTTCCCTGTCTTGCTCTCCTCCAACatgtaagaaaaaattatttgaaggaGCTCAAGAGGACTTGACAGTGTAGCCATAGTCATCAAAGGATTTAAGAGAAGTGAGATTTTTAGGAGGTGATCATATAATTGTTTAACTTCAAAGTCTACACAGCATATTCCGAGGGAACCTTGACAGCTCAAAATCAGAcgtgttgggttttttgctgttaCTGTTTTTCCTATCTGTATCAAAGATGATAGAGATgatgaagggaaagaaaggccTTCAAGTTGCACTGAACTTAAGGTTCCAGAGGGAAATAAGGATTCTTGCCTCCTCTCCCCTGTTGCAGGCTGACATTTGCTGTGTGAGCTGCCTTTGTGCAAGGCTTATGTTCTTTGTGCTTTCCTTGCTGCGCATGCTATAGTTGGCTCCTTCTGCCCTGCTTCCACAGCAGTCAGTGCTGGAATGCAGTGTGCACTTGGATTAAAACAAGTAACAGGTGTGGCTGTTTTCtcctattaaagaaaaatctaatcTTCTGACTTTAACTGAGAACCTAAGGGAAGTGTGATACCATTGGCTGAATAAAAGTTCAAATTAAACCTTTTAGGGATAGAGTGTTTTGACTAAACGAAGTCTGTTCCTTTAACAAGTTATGATCACATCATCACTGATGTTCCCTGTTGGTCAATGTAACAGTGGTGTAACTGGAGTCATCCTTCACTTCTCAGTTTTAAACAGTAAAACTGCTGAATTGATCAAAATGAAACTTCTGCTAGGTGTTTCACAGTTTATCAAATTTCAGTCAGAAAacttaataaaaaacaaataaccTGATCTATGTAACTGATCAGTTGaggtttttaaagaaatagtcCATATACATAACAAGGAAACCCTTAAACTTCTCGGTCTTAAGGTTTGTGGAAAATGGTATTGGGGAGGAAGGAGATTAGGCTCTTCAGTGTTAACTGGTTCTTTGGAAAGTCTACATTATAGCTTAGGTTTTCCTCAGTTTTCTATCTGAAACATTGGGAAGACTTGAATTGTAATTGAACAGATTCCCCCCTGATATATatgcttttatatataaatatagtTTCTTCTAAGAGAAGCTGGGTTTAAAAATTCAGGTATATTAGGATGAATGTGTGGATACATGTGGTCTGAAACTGTCTTTGTTTCATGCCTGATACATGTGGGACTCCAATAACTtgagtggttttggttttaaatattaataaagccTTCTTTAACGTTAGGATATTCCTGAAGCTCCTGAGAGACTGATGACAGACACCATTAATGAACCAATCTTGTTGTGCCGATTTCCTGCAGAGATAAAGTCTTTCTATATGCAACGCTGTCATGATGATTCCCGCCTTACTGAATCTGTAAGTTGGTGTTTTACATAGTGTTGCAGGCTTCTAAATAGAGTGGGGAATGTCCCTGTGAGTGAGCGTAAAATGAATAAGTACCACAGGAAAATCTTGGAGAATTCTTaccaggttttgttttgggtgtCTCTTGGCATGGCTTGTTGATCCTAtagaaataaacaaagcaaCTCTGAAGTGCTAATAAAATGTCAGTAGGTCATAGTGAGCATgctcttcactgacctcaggtAAGTGCTAGTCTAATGACAATACTTCTGTTGCTTCTTGGAGACTGTATTCTCTAAACACTAGCTGTCTGGCAGCTGGGAAGAGTGGTGGTTGTTAGGaatgctgctgggtttgtgGTGTAGTGGTggttattttggtttggtttgtgggtttgtgtttttgttttggttttgttggttttggtttttttttttacagttcagTGCAACCAAGAGTATTAGAGATTAAGTTAGAGAACCTAGTCAGTTAGTTTATTCCATCTATAAATTGGGTCTGTCATGGAGCATTAAAATTACATGGCAGAATGTGTTCTGGAAATATGCTTTTAAGTTTGGgctgtttttccttcccctcatGCAGGCAGCTTAATTGTAATAATTTGGTCTTACGCTGTGTGTTGTAGGTTGATGTGTTGATGCCTAATGTTGGTGAAATTGTTGGAGGCTCTATGCGTATCTGGGACAGTGAGGAGCTACTCGAAGGCTATAAGAGAGAGGGCATTGATCCCACACCGTACTACTGGTATACTGATCAGGTTTGTAAAACAGATTAGATGTACTGCTTGTCATACatgatattttgattttttttgtaaagtctTCTGCAATGTTTATTGTTAGATAAAGAGAGGTTGGCCTTCACAGACTTGAATGGCTAAGCTCTAACTAGCAtaaggggaggaggaaaggaggtgGTTGAAAAAGAATCATTAAGACTTTCTTTTTCACCTTCGTTTTTCCTCTTCTAGTCCTTACACTGCCCCAGGAAACTCAGGACAGCTAAGCACACATATCTTGCCTGAAAAGAGTATAGTCCATTTTCCTCATCATTCAGAAAGTAATCTTGGAagggtttggtggggttttttttctggtggtaGTACTACAACTATAATataaataacaagaaaatgtttaatatctactctgattttaatttcacagagaaaatatGGTACGTGCCCTCATGGTGGATATGGTTTGGGATTAGAACGGTTCCTAACCTGGATTCTGAATAGACACCATATCCGAGATGTCTGCCTCTATCCACGCTTTGTCCAGCGCTGCAAACCTTAGCCATCCTTGTGATAAACCCTTAGAAAACTGAGCAACTgatgcttggaaaaaaacaatacaCTCTGCTGTGCTACAGCCCCTCTGAGAACAAGATTTACTGCAACCTGTTGCTAATACAAATACTAATTTAGggcatgaaaaggaaaataaacaaaacccctttttaaaggaaaatgctaCTAATTAACTGGAAGAAGCCTGAGGAAAAATTGTGAGGTGCATTTATGCTCTCAAGTCAACGTAAAATAAAGATCCTGATaagctgtcatttaaaaaacaagacacacttctgcttttaatttttgtgacttaaaagaaaatatgctgGGCATTgatgttgtggggtttttttgtaatttgctttaattttaatctgttttctcttgtgGTTTCTTGTTGGAAAAATCAAGAGTTCAAGCTCTTTAAATTCCCAAATACTGATCTCTCAGAATGGTATGAAGAGACATCATCTAAAGAGCTCAACTAAGTATAAAAATGGGAATAATCATGTTAAGCGCTGCACTTTTTTAGCTCCTACTGGTTTTAATGGAAGTTCTGTTTGAGTTCGAGTCGCAAGGTATGTAGTACTGAGCACAGAATTCCACTGCAAGAGACgtgggttgttttgggtttggtttgttttttcccccagattaTTTATTGGTTAGAAATGATGAGGCTCAGGGTGGCTTTGCTACTTTTTACCGATACCGGTGGATGAAGCGCTATAGTGGGTCCATGCACACCCAGCCTATGCGGAATTACAGTAGGAAGGGACATGTTGTCAGAGCAGTGTCTGTTAGCTTGTGGACACTGGGATGTTTGTGGTGTCTTCCAAATTAAGATTCTGCAATCTGTTTCAAACCAGAAGTGACTCACTGAAGACCCAAAGCAACTGGTACCTTTGAAATACAATTGGATTTCAGCATTGTGTGCTGACTGAATTGCTGTGCTCTCTAGGTGAGTTGTAGTCCAAGCAGTGCTGTCCCACGTCATGCTAAAGTATGTTTTCATAGTAGAGCAGTTCCATGTTGCCTAGCTGGCTCCATGTTTTCTTATGCTACTGTGTCTGGGCAGATTCTCTGGCTGTAATCAAGTTATCAAATAggattaattaaatatttaatgtgttGAGTCATCTGTATGCTTTTTAGTCTTAAATAACGTAATTCCTTTtactagagagaaaaaaaaaattggtaggTGCATCATTTGCTGCCTCCACTGAGACTTGATCTGGATTTGCCATTCATAGAATTGTTGAGCTGTGCGATACccatatttttgtaataaatgaCTGGTTTCTTCATCTTGCATGTTACATATATAAACTGGTCTAAATCAGCAACCAATAAATTATGGCAACATGAGTTGGTGTGCAAGACAGTAGTTCTTGACCTGTAATGtctgttcctttcctttcccttaaCCTTTATAGCTTACTTGCTTAGTGTAGCCTGTCCTGGCATAGGCAGTATTTATGTGCgcaaaagcacaggaaaagtAAATTTTCAAGTGCAGTAAACACATACTCAAAAAAATGGAgctagcttttttctttttaaactaaatcCCCATTAATTAACTTAAAGGCATGAATTTTTATAATTTGGATAGACCACCTCAGCTACCCAGTTGAAACATCCTagagagaagaaatgagaataaatGTGGTGCCGAATAATTGGTTGCCaaggcagcagctccaggggGAGCAGGCCTGTGACTTCTGGCTGCTTGGAGCTGTGGCTACACAAAGTGAGGCCAGGTTTGTAAGCAGAGTTAACATCTGCCTCACCAACTGGTAAGTTAGAAGAAGCGAGGTTATTTCCAGAGCTCTTAAACATCTGGATTTAATATCCTGGGGTTTGTTGGGGACCACTGTGGCATTGCTGTGTGACCTGCGGGGTGCAGGGGAGGTAAGCAGAGGCTGCATGAGGATGAATGGAATGTGTTAAGAAATTAGCTTTGCAAGGATGGTTTTCTTTCTTAGCGCCTGTCTTTGAATTCAcccttttcatctgttttcccAGTCCTTTTGTAGccacaacaaaagaaaatcttgtaCAGTAACGTGCCTCGGCTCTCTCTCACACTTGCCCTACTCTGTTCTTGATGGGTTGTTCTTTGTCTGAATGTAGAAATTAAAAGATTCTTTTAAATACCTGCAAAAGTATAGTCAATCGTAAATGTCTGTGGTTTGGGGGATTGTTGCATATGTGTTAAGTACATAAGctagaggaagagaagaaaaattaacaagTTAGACTACAACAAAATGCTAGCAATTACTTTATTCTTGTGTGACAACTTGCAGCGAGCTATGGGAAGTCACCCCAGTCCAAAAGTTGGAACCTGCTACCAAACAGTAATCGTGCCTCTTGGGATTTTGtttttgtgggatttttgttgttagtggtgtttggggagggggggtgcaggtgcagggaggggagctCAAGAGGCTTCTGTAATTCAGGATATTTGGGAATTTATGAGCATATAAagactttttataaaaaaattttcttcgaGTGCCTGAAGTGGTGGGAAGGGAGGACAAGGGTTAGGAAAAGATACTACTAGAAAAACATCACTTGTTGGCAATTGGTTTTCTGTCCTTAAAACCAGCAGGGCTGATCTGCTTTGTAAAGGTTAAAAGCCTCCGTATCAGGGGATCTACTCGAGGAAGGTCTGAGGACTTGAGGAGCTCGTGGAAGAGGCAGATCAGATAAGGAGCTTAAAAGGTGACTGGGATGAAAGATGCTGTCGAGTCAAACGGAGACTGCTGTGCAGTTCCATAATCTGCTCGTGGAGCAGAGAGGTGGTGCAGGGCAAACCACCTGTGTGGGAAAGATCCCTGAATTAAGCAAAAGCCTGTGCAAATCTACCACTAGAGTAATAAGGAGTAATTCTTAGGCAGCCACTGAAACCTAGCTGACAGGAATGTGGTAATGTTGAAATGCTGCTTCAAAACAAACCTTGGCTATGTTAAATAGAACTGGTGTAGTTCCTGATTTATCATCGAGGCTCAATTCAGGTTTTTgatcattaagaaaaaaaattactttttagaGATTGAAAAATGATAAATGTATCTTGGCTTTATTTCTATGCCCTATCAGTTGCAATTTTGCATGGtgtcctatttctttttttattgtgttcttAGAAAATTTGCTGAGTTTGATTATGTCTCCAGTGATTTAAAACTGATGAGGATCCTGGGTGTTTCTGGCAGCTCTCCAGAAAGCTAGTTTCCAAGCTCTCCAGCAGTAAAGCTTTGTCATTGTACATTCTTATTCAGGACTGATTTAATCACATTTGCTGCTATAGATGTTCTTTGGGCTAGCAGTGTTCCTAGGTCTCTCCCATCCAAGTTCGATGTTTAAGTCCTCCTTACTAATGCAAGTACTTTGTACACGTGGGCGACACTGGTCAGATACTGGGGAAGCGAAGCAGCTCATTGGTCTCACTGGCAGTTAGGACTCAGGGACTAGAGGGAGCAGCAGTTTCCTCCAGGCTCCATCACAAATTCCTGTGCAGCTTACATCCCTTGCAAATTGTGATCATTAATAATAGCTCTCAGAAaggcactgcagctgcttgGAATACAAGAATacttgctgttatttttattaggGTAGACACATCtgcaaaagaggagaaaatgtgCAATCAGAACTTGGATTTCTCCTCATCCTCACCTTCACTTTCCCTCAAAGTATCTCCACACAGTTGGATTGGTAATTGGATTGGTACTTGCTAAACCGCACTGCTAGCACTGGCTCCAAGACCCTTTCAGCCCCGTAACTGGCAGCTTTGAGATCACTATTGTGTGGCTTTGTTTAGATTACCTCTCCTTACatgcattattttatatttatctaTGTTGAAACTCATCACCCTTTGCAAGGACCTTTTGAAGTTCCTTGCCAGTGGTGTGGCACTAACTATCCCAGAGAGCCCAGCATCCCTCATAAACGCGGGGTTTCTCCTCTTCGCTCACTTTCCGACCGGGCAGCCGGGACCGAAACAGCCACCGCTTGCTGGAGGGGCGAGAAGCGGAGCAGGGTGCTGCCAGGCCTTGGGCGATGAGAGCGGGGTCTGCCTTTGGCCCTTCCTGGGTTCCATAAGCTGTCCACGGAGCGACTGAAACTGCTGCTGAGAAGACATTGGATGCAAATCAAATGTTCGTGTGCAGGATaactgttctggtttttgtttcGCTGTGTTTCTACTGGGAATGGAGGTTACCAGGTGTGCTGGTGCATTTCTTTGCCTCTCTCCAGGCTGATGTACAGACCCGGGAAGGCTCGCCAGCCCTTGGCATAAGCGTGAGGAGCCGGGCAGCGAAGCGACCCTTGGCTGTGCCAGGAACTCTTCCCCAGCTGAGACAGGGAGATCTGCTGTGCgtctcaaggactcctgctgcccggCGGAGGGAGGCGGGGGACGGGAGGAGAGATGGACACTTCTCACAACAACCTGCAGCCAGTTCTCTCTCCTAACGACCTTGAGACCTTGTTATTACAGTCCTCCCCTGACAGTCTGGGAGCAGCCCCTATCTGTGTTTGGAGTTCTTCTCAGTCTCAGAGTTTCCCTTATCTGCATGTGAAATGGTACCAGCACAGCTGGCATCCCAGCAATTTGTTGATGGCAAAAGTCAATCACCTCCCGAACCTACAAGCAGCGGTACTACGGGAGGCCCTTagagctctcctggaccgcaGCAGGATGGGACCAGCATCTCCCCCCGAGCAGGACGCCTCTCGGAGCTCCCAAACTCTCCTGTTTGCGAAAATCAGAGGTCTGTCACCAAAAGCTGACACGGCCGGGGCTGGCTCTCTCtgctccttgaggctcaacccttAACGCGTTGAGAGAAACGCCGAAGGTTttgatgtgaatattttcactgacctcgaggggaatttttaacaggcatacctctttttctctctcttttactctCTTATATGTCTTCTCTTAGTGTCTTTATGCACATGcgtgtactaacctgaatagtCTATAATAAGTAAGTTATAGTAAGTACATTATAAGTTATTAGTAAGTTATAGCAAGCATATTATAAGATATTAAGTTATAGCAAGTCCATTATAAGTgattactttcaaatttatacttaaattactgttgtgatttttattcaactgtgaatggATTTTAGGCTGCTACTATACTCATAATCCTTTTAGAtttaaactgttgaccaagtctgggactaggagttaatccagctgcacctagactctgacaggagtttagaaagcaagggg includes:
- the NARS1 gene encoding asparagine--tRNA ligase, cytoplasmic, with amino-acid sequence MAADVLGRTAALVLEELYVSEREGNDSTGDGTQKKPFKTVLKALMTAGKEPFPTIYVDSQKENERWTIISKSQMKNVKKLWHREQMKNEAKEKKEAEDVLRREKNLEEAKKVVIKNDPSLPEPKCVKIDALEAYRGQRVKIFGWIHRLRRQGKNLMFVVLRDGTGFLQCVLSDELCQCYNGLILSTESSVAVYGTLNLVPEGKQAPGGHELNCDYWELIGLAPAGGADNLLNEDSEVDVQLNNRHMMIRGENMSKIFKVRSMVVQAFRDHFFANGYYEVTPPTLVQTQVEGGSTLFKLDYFGEEAYLTQSSQLYLETCIPALGDVFCIAQSYRAEQSRTRRHLAEYTHIEAECPFISFEDLLDRLESLVCDVVDRVLKSPASSLLYDLNPGFKPPKRPFRRMNYTEAIEWLKEHDVKKEDGTYYEFGEDIPEAPERLMTDTINEPILLCRFPAEIKSFYMQRCHDDSRLTESVDVLMPNVGEIVGGSMRIWDSEELLEGYKREGIDPTPYYWYTDQRKYGTCPHGGYGLGLERFLTWILNRHHIRDVCLYPRFVQRCKP